The following coding sequences are from one Novosphingobium sp. KACC 22771 window:
- a CDS encoding MarR family winged helix-turn-helix transcriptional regulator translates to MLDTRAPRRRLNDIDVAETDAPDNDGLAGAINTAGLESLLGFNLGIAYAALSFDLDPALRLMDLTPKQTSILWLVQANPGVTQSQLARLFRMRRATIHQMIASLTRKNLLVLESIESDRRAQGLFITEAGKTALAEAQKVVVPIEDAFAGVLTEAEMGMALELLQKIQAGRKLG, encoded by the coding sequence GTGCTCGACACTCGCGCTCCTCGCCGCCGGTTGAACGATATTGACGTTGCCGAAACCGATGCGCCCGACAATGACGGGCTGGCGGGTGCGATCAATACGGCGGGGCTGGAAAGCCTGCTGGGCTTCAATCTGGGCATTGCCTATGCGGCGCTCTCGTTTGATCTGGATCCGGCGCTGCGGCTGATGGATCTGACGCCCAAGCAGACCTCGATCCTCTGGCTGGTACAGGCCAATCCGGGCGTGACGCAATCCCAGCTTGCCCGCCTGTTCCGCATGCGCCGCGCCACGATCCACCAGATGATCGCCAGCCTGACGCGCAAGAACCTGCTGGTGCTGGAAAGCATCGAGAGCGACCGGCGCGCGCAGGGCCTGTTCATCACCGAAGCGGGCAAGACCGCGTTGGCCGAGGCGCAAAAGGTGGTGGTGCCGATCGAGGACGCCTTTGCCGGGGTGCTGACCGAGGCGGAAATGGGCATGGCGCTGGAATTGCTGCAAAAGATTCAGGCCGGGCGCAAGCTGGGCTGA
- a CDS encoding DUF4139 domain-containing protein, whose protein sequence is MRAMVLGAAVIAAAPVQAQQVVTSSAPAKVAVTIYRAPDRGAADTIDPAWLGGYALISEEREVAIPAGDATIRFEGVAAGMLAETALVEGLGAGVSEKNLDAELLSPRNLYARAFGRPVVLRRADAKGRVREEQAIIRSVPDGAAIVQTKAGFEIANCGGLKDAIAYDGVPEGLNARPTLSIATHAAVARKARVRLTYLAWGFDWQAHYVVKLAPGAQAAQMTAWVTLANGDTTGFAQAQAAVVGGKPKFEESREQPQDAQDLVLHCRLSPVPPPLNEATPVFAPPAPVAMMADIMVTGSKRMMAPPVVVKEEALGDLRLYRVPMPTNVGAHSQKQVALMAARRVKIGLIHRADVDVGAQDGESQQARIRLRMANRKADGLGLALPGGGVAVVQQVGTADLPVGEGAMEDKAVGETANVEIGASPQVHLESRTRRISDRVEEIIATAHNANRWPVHFESQQLLPDGARVLSASARLGRQDGHPLWAATIPAGGTIRLTYRMQRPR, encoded by the coding sequence GTGCGGGCGATGGTGTTGGGCGCGGCCGTGATCGCCGCCGCGCCCGTGCAGGCGCAGCAGGTGGTGACATCGTCCGCCCCTGCCAAGGTGGCGGTGACGATCTATCGCGCGCCTGATCGCGGCGCGGCCGATACGATCGATCCAGCATGGCTGGGCGGCTATGCGCTGATTTCCGAGGAGCGCGAGGTGGCTATCCCGGCGGGCGATGCCACGATCCGGTTTGAAGGCGTGGCGGCGGGCATGCTGGCCGAAACTGCGTTGGTCGAAGGGCTGGGCGCGGGGGTTTCGGAAAAGAACCTTGATGCCGAGCTGCTCTCGCCGCGCAACCTTTATGCTCGCGCCTTTGGCCGCCCGGTCGTGCTGCGCCGCGCCGATGCCAAGGGGCGCGTGCGCGAAGAGCAGGCGATCATCCGATCCGTCCCCGATGGCGCGGCCATTGTTCAGACCAAGGCCGGGTTTGAAATCGCCAATTGCGGCGGATTGAAGGATGCCATCGCCTATGATGGCGTGCCCGAGGGCCTGAATGCGCGGCCCACGCTCTCCATCGCCACCCATGCGGCGGTGGCGCGCAAGGCGCGGGTGCGGCTGACCTATCTGGCATGGGGCTTTGATTGGCAGGCGCATTATGTCGTCAAACTGGCCCCCGGGGCGCAGGCGGCGCAGATGACGGCTTGGGTCACGCTGGCCAATGGCGACACGACCGGATTTGCCCAGGCGCAGGCCGCCGTGGTGGGCGGCAAGCCCAAGTTCGAGGAAAGCCGCGAGCAGCCGCAGGACGCGCAGGATCTGGTGCTGCATTGCCGCCTTTCGCCGGTGCCGCCCCCCTTGAACGAGGCCACGCCGGTCTTTGCGCCGCCTGCGCCGGTCGCGATGATGGCCGACATCATGGTCACGGGCAGCAAGCGCATGATGGCCCCTCCGGTGGTGGTGAAAGAGGAAGCGTTGGGCGATCTGCGGCTCTATCGCGTGCCGATGCCCACCAATGTTGGCGCCCATTCGCAAAAGCAGGTGGCGCTGATGGCGGCGCGGCGGGTGAAGATCGGGCTGATCCACCGCGCCGATGTTGATGTGGGTGCGCAAGATGGCGAGAGCCAGCAGGCGCGCATCAGGCTGCGCATGGCCAATCGCAAGGCGGACGGGCTGGGCCTTGCGCTGCCCGGCGGCGGGGTGGCGGTTGTGCAGCAGGTGGGCACTGCGGATCTGCCGGTGGGCGAGGGCGCGATGGAGGACAAGGCAGTGGGCGAAACGGCCAATGTCGAGATCGGTGCCTCGCCGCAGGTGCATCTGGAAAGCAGGACGCGGCGGATCAGCGACCGGGTGGAGGAGATCATCGCCACCGCGCATAACGCTAACCGCTGGCCTGTGCATTTCGAATCGCAGCAACTGCTGCCCGATGGCGCGCGGGTGCTCTCGGCCTCGGCCAGGCTGGGGCGGCAGGATGGGCATCCGCTCTGGGCGGCCACGATCCCGGCGGGGGGCACAATCCGTCTGACCTATCGCATGCAAAGGCCGCGATAG
- the speB gene encoding agmatinase produces MPLDLDELRRLYAGGAMHDPHLREVAGLNFKDADRRDWPFANPATLLGAPYMPGGLNYELLRGLDVALVGVPMDLGVTNRPGARYGPRALRAVDRIGPYEHALRIAPMNMLRVADLGDVPMNSRYDLAACHADIEAAYRMIARTRAVPLSVGGDHSITGSIMKGLAERSGPMGMVQIDAHCDTAGMCEGTRLHHSAPFREAVLAGVLDPRRCVQIGIRGGASYLWEFSYVSGMTVIHAEEVQARGIDWVIAKAREVVGDGPTYVSFDVDALDPAFAPGTGTPEVGGLSTREAIAILRGLAGIDIIGGDVVEVAPEYDHGTITAQAGAQMLFQLLCLVAMRI; encoded by the coding sequence ATGCCGCTCGATCTGGATGAATTGCGCCGGTTATACGCCGGTGGCGCCATGCATGACCCCCATCTGCGCGAAGTGGCGGGCCTGAATTTCAAGGATGCCGACAGGCGCGACTGGCCATTTGCCAATCCTGCGACGCTGCTGGGCGCGCCCTACATGCCGGGCGGGCTGAATTATGAATTGCTGCGCGGGCTGGATGTGGCGCTGGTCGGGGTGCCGATGGACCTTGGCGTGACCAACCGGCCCGGCGCGCGCTATGGCCCGCGCGCCTTGCGGGCGGTGGACCGGATCGGGCCTTATGAACATGCATTGCGCATCGCGCCGATGAACATGCTGCGCGTGGCCGATCTGGGCGATGTGCCGATGAACAGCCGCTATGATCTGGCCGCGTGCCATGCCGATATCGAGGCGGCCTATCGCATGATTGCGCGCACGCGGGCGGTGCCGCTCTCTGTGGGGGGCGACCATTCGATCACCGGCTCGATCATGAAGGGTCTGGCCGAACGCAGCGGGCCGATGGGCATGGTCCAGATCGACGCCCATTGCGATACGGCGGGCATGTGCGAAGGCACGCGCCTCCACCACAGCGCGCCCTTTCGCGAGGCGGTGCTGGCAGGCGTGCTGGACCCGCGCCGCTGTGTTCAGATCGGCATTCGGGGCGGGGCATCCTATCTCTGGGAATTTTCCTATGTCAGCGGGATGACCGTGATCCACGCCGAGGAGGTGCAGGCGCGCGGCATTGACTGGGTCATCGCCAAGGCGCGCGAGGTGGTGGGCGACGGGCCGACCTATGTCAGCTTTGATGTGGACGCGCTCGACCCCGCCTTTGCGCCGGGCACCGGCACGCCCGAGGTGGGCGGCCTTTCCACGCGCGAGGCGATAGCGATCCTGCGCGGGCTGGCGGGCATCGACATCATCGGGGGCGATGTGGTCGAGGTGGCGCCCGAATATGACCATGGCACCATTACCGCGCAGGCAGGGGCGCAGATGCTGTTTCAATTGCTCTGTCTGGTCGCCATGCGGATCTGA